One stretch of candidate division TA06 bacterium DNA includes these proteins:
- the scpB gene encoding SMC-Scp complex subunit ScpB, with the protein MDAQESKNRVEALLFSADEPLSIEKLRAHSRASTKQVREALSELAREYDEQGRAFELKEVAGGYQLYTRKEYSEVVARLHKGRRASRLSRPALETLAVIAFRQPVTKAVIESVRGVNVDGVVSTLLERNLIQVLGRAKQLGGPLLYGTTKQFLRYFHLKNLNELPRVGELKGMG; encoded by the coding sequence ATGGATGCGCAGGAATCAAAAAATAGGGTAGAGGCCTTGCTCTTCTCTGCAGATGAACCGCTTTCGATTGAAAAGCTCAGAGCTCACTCAAGAGCATCCACAAAACAGGTGAGAGAGGCTCTTTCAGAATTGGCCAGGGAGTATGATGAACAGGGAAGAGCCTTTGAGTTGAAAGAGGTTGCTGGAGGTTATCAACTCTATACAAGGAAGGAATACTCTGAGGTGGTGGCGAGGCTTCACAAGGGGAGAAGGGCATCGAGGCTTTCGAGGCCGGCCCTGGAAACTCTTGCGGTAATAGCCTTCAGACAACCAGTGACGAAAGCCGTCATCGAATCTGTAAGGGGAGTGAATGTGGATGGAGTCGTCAGTACGTTGCTTGAACGGAATCTGATTCAAGTGTTGGGCAGAGCGAAACAGTTGGGCGGTCCGCTCCTGTATGGCACCACAAAGCAGTTTCTTCGGTACTTCCACCTGAAGAATTTGAATGAACTGCCACGGGTTGGTGAACTCAAAGGTATGGGATGA